Proteins co-encoded in one Salvelinus sp. IW2-2015 linkage group LG17, ASM291031v2, whole genome shotgun sequence genomic window:
- the LOC111977006 gene encoding LOW QUALITY PROTEIN: intelectin (The sequence of the model RefSeq protein was modified relative to this genomic sequence to represent the inferred CDS: substituted 1 base at 1 genomic stop codon), with protein sequence MKHCFLLMMIHLLMVQLPQFVKALQENGHAEAPVATTVLNRLERLRNRASFIAKSCKEIRDRYDQKEDGLYYLTTANGVVYQTFCDMTTAGGGWTLVASVHENNMYGKCTVGDRWSSQQGSNPNXPDGDGNWANMVTFGTTDGASSDDFKNPGYYDIVAEDMSVWHVPNNSPMEHWNVAXILRYHTERSFLTIXGGNLHQLFKLYPVRYNAGACGNTGPTIPILYDFGNIETTRNFYGPNLRNQFEPGFITFRPINNERAAMAICSGVKPTPNTRCXTEHYCIGGGGHFPEQAPRQCGDFPAFDWNGYGTNTEWSSSKEITEAAVLLFYR encoded by the coding sequence ATGAAGCATTGTTTTCTCCTGATGATGATCCATCTACTGATGGTGCAACTGCCTCAATttgtaaaagcattacaagaAAATGGGCATGCAGAGGCTCCAGTAGCCACAACAGTCTTGAACCGTTTGGAGAGGCTGAGAAACAGGGCCAGTTTCATTGCCAAAAGCTGTAAGGAAATAAGAGACAGATATGACCAAAAAGAAGATGGGCTGTACTACCTCACCACAGCCAACGGGGTYGTCTACCAGACCTTCTGCGACATGACTACTGCTGGAGGTGGCTGGACACTTGTGGCGAGTGTGCACGAGAACAACATGTATGGYAAGTGCACAGTGGGCGACCGTTGGTCCAGCCAGCAAGGCAGCAACCCTAACCYGCCAGACGGAGATGGGAACTGGGCCAACATGGTTACTTTTGGAACCACAGATGGTGCCAGCTCAGATGACTTCAAGAATCCTGGGTATTATGACATTGTGGCAGAAGACATGTCGGTGTGGCACGTTCCCAACAACTCCCCTATGGAACACTGGAACGTAGCCYCCATCCTCCGCtaccacacagagagaagctTTCTCACCATTTAAGGGGGAAACCTGCACCAACTCTTTAAGCTCTACCCAGTGAGATATAATGCTGGGGCATGTGGCAACACAGGACCTACCATTCCAATCYTGTATGACTTTGGGAACATAGAGACCACCAGAAATTTTTACGGGCCCAATTTAAGAAACCAGTTTGAGCCTGGCTTCATTACTTTCAGACCAATAAATAATGAACGTGCAGCCATGGCTATCTGCTCTGGGGTCAAACCAACACCGAACACTCGCTGCYACACTGAACATTACTGTATTGGTGGTGGTGGACACTTCCCTGAGCAGGCCCCTCGTCAGTGTGGTGACTTCCCAGCCTTTGACTGGAATGGCTATGGTACCAACACAGAATGGAGTTCATCAAAGGAGATTACTGAAGCAGCTGTGTTACTCTTCTACCGTTAA